The sequence ATCAAGATCCCTACCTAAATCTCTATAATATGAGCATGTAGTCTAGAGGATTGATGTTGGCCAAAATTTAGATCATATACTTACCAGCCATTAGGATGAGAGGGCATAACTCCAGGACTTTTTGTCAGGACTGGCTCTAAATACCCATTTTCATATGGGCCACTATACAAGTCTTCAGCTTCAGGAATATAAAACTCATTTTGTCTTGATAAAGgaacaacaaaatatatttccgaaggaccataaatttcaattactGGGTGAGCACAAAGATTTTTTGcctgaaagtaaatttaaaaaaagagtaaattatgcaccaaaataaaggtaaaataatcATTACTTAAAATATCATGATAAATAGATACATCCCTTGCATTCTAAAAACCAGACAACAACTCGGTAACATCAACCTATTTTAGTCAAAGATCCTAAAATTACTTTAAGTCAAGGGGAAAATAGCGATGCATAATGATAACTAGGAAAAAATTTAGTCATTTACACCTGGACAAATAAATTGGTCACTGTGTATTAGACGAGCACAACATCAGACATTGTTTGCCCTGGACATGTTCCTTGTCATGTCCACCCTACACTCAGTCAATGCAATTGTTGGTACGGAGGCATGATCCTATGGAGTAACTCACATAATTACCAATCCTACTGGTAGTTTGTCTCACCTGCTTGTCATTCTGTACTAAGATTCTCATAGGTATTTCACAACAGCCATTGGACGacaaagaaaacagaaatataCCCTATCGATGAATGCAAAATTCCctttaaaaggtaatttttttagaaaaaaataatgaactaaaTAATACAGATGCCCTTAGGTATTATGTTAAACAGTTATTTTCAGAACTTGAACCATTACACCATCAAAAGGCAAAAGCTGAATAATTTGAAGCAATGGGAAAATCCAGATGGACACTCACATATTAAGTAATAAAAGCATAAGACAAGCCCAGAATGATATATGAATAAAATCTGAACATCTCGTAACCATATCCCAACGAGAGCCCAAGCAAAATAATAATTCTGCATCCATACTTTGACAAGAAAGCACCACAAAGAATCGTAACTGATAATCTGGCCATTGTTGCCATAACAATAATTTTAGTCTCCTTCAAGCTAAGGAAAAGGTTGTATCATAATGTGGCTATCGAACGTAGTAGCCTAGTAGGTAGAGCAGTGCGCTACTGGTGGAGGAGTCCTACGTGAAGCCTTCTGACACCGCCAGAGCAAATATCTTTTAAGGGACAGGAAATGGCCTCCTTACCCCGAATTTGTGAAATGGCCAGAAAAAATAGTGCTAGCCCTTAATTATTCATTGCTCTGCATTACTGAAGGGATATGATTGTCGCAAATTTAGATGAACCAATTGATGCAGTGATAATTATCGTTCAAAATTACAAACTCACAACGATTTAAGGAGCACAGAAACAAATGCAACATGACCAATAAAGCGAGAAACATAACAGGAGGGTATGGGAAGAGTAGGGTGAACTTATATTCAGAAAGATGCTAGTAGACTTAACTTCATGATTAAAACAAACATTTAGTACAATTCCAGACACACTTATCCCACCCGATTGATTTGTATTTTAGTGAACCATTGCCACAATCACCGTTAAAAGTAAGAATTAAATAAGGTAACGAGGTCATATTTTAAGATACCATAACTCCAAAAAAATGGAGGCTAACTTCAGATTCCTCATATTGTGTGGCCATTGCAGTAAATAGCATTTGGATATTAACAAGATTTTCAATTTCGAAAAGCAAGAAGATCACCGAGTATTGGATTCAGCTGAATTTAATGACGGTGAAAGAGAGGAAACAATGGCTGTTGTAGAAGATAGATATCAGTGATCTATACTTACTGCAATATACGCTGCTATCCTGGGATATATTCTTGACGCAGCAAATAATAATGAAAGCGAGTTCCGGAATGGAAAGGAACCCGTAACCGCGTAGTGAATCtcaggaaatatgaaatatcgaTATCCATAGGAGTACAagtatgatttcattttttcatcaggTGGGATACCATCCTGGTTCAACACAGAGCCAATAGCAAAGCACAGTGGAGACAGAGATTCCTTGACGGCGAAAATAAGATCACACAAATTTCATTTAGCCGCCTTGGGTGACATTAATCAGGAAATCATAACTAACAGTTTCAGCATAACACATTATTGACAGTGACACTACATACCTTCTTGTTGCCATAAAATATCCCAATACGTGGAAAATTGGGTAAAACGCAACGAGTTTCCAAGAACAATCGACTTGCTGCTGAATATGAGCCACGAGAAAATCTATATGCAATTGTCAACTTGCCGAAAGGAGTTTTAGACGTATTTATACGAACTTCAGTCATTAAAccataatgaaaacaaaacaaaacagcTGCGATGCATATGCAAATCACGATTATCAAACAAATATGAATATCATatgagtttaatatttttaagttcagCATCATGTACCGGCAAATTTACAAACACAACTATAACTCATTTGTTTTTGAACAACGGAACAACGAATTTGAAATGGGTCCTGCTGCGATGAACGAACGCAACGGCTCGTTGTGGAGGAATCGTTCGCAGAATTTCGTTTTTTATAATAGCTGCTGTAACTTTGTTGTCTTGACGACGTCGAGCAAAGAATGCAGTATtaataaacatgattaaataaatataatcaagATTTGTACAAATACGTTCGCTCCTTCCAGCGAAACTCAAAATCCGCGGTATCGTCTGCTGAGCCATGAACCACGACTCAAATGTCCCAAGAGGGAACTTGTGGAACAATTGGTGAATATAGTTAGGAAAAAGGTGTTTAGATGACTCTGCGCTCTAGGAAtgggcagagtcctctggatggcagttctctacactactccctcatagggtcgagtcgttccatacacttccactatgggaattgagacgtccgccattttagttcttccgtctcaatagagtcttatgggggaaagtgatataatgccagttttttcataaatacgcgattcctgtcgcattttcggtaattataaattataatatattcaatctTGATGTACTGggaacactttactatcaatttgtaaattttaaatcgtgaaaaataacaaatattcgcgcttcagttaagttttgattcttttcacaggacgtttttctagatatgaaactctcatatttatgtctgaaacagggtaaattatttccaaaactactATTACTGCTCTCAGGGCTACTATATAGCGATTTTttctcgtcaaaggaataatttcagattttgaaaagtccaatatcagctgagagagaattgttatcttctGATCGGAAGAGATGTCGCATATAATATCCgagtaaacttccatgaaaacagcgctatggatattatacgaggaatttgaggacaagtctggtcaatttttagtgccgacaaatcggaaatattatcctaccccaaaattagacaagaaaaactacagaagtcacaagctgacatgcaatttttgtacttttcacgagagttgcagatcataaaatatatcgtcaaaggaggtatataaaggaaaaaatcacatttttccaaagtata comes from Ischnura elegans chromosome X, ioIscEleg1.1, whole genome shotgun sequence and encodes:
- the LOC124170905 gene encoding testis-expressed protein 264 homolog; the encoded protein is MMLNLKILNSYDIHICLIIVICICIAAVLFCFHYGLMTEVRINTSKTPFGKLTIAYRFSRGSYSAASRLFLETRCVLPNFPRIGIFYGNKKESLSPLCFAIGSVLNQDGIPPDEKMKSYLYSYGYRYFIFPEIHYAVTGSFPFRNSLSLLFAASRIYPRIAAYIAAKNLCAHPVIEIYGPSEIYFVVPLSRQNEFYIPEAEDLYSGPYENGYLEPVLTKSPGVMPSHPNGCGNGHLKASAMIPRKAVNGISD